AAGAACAGCTTCCTTCAGGTCAGCACGTGGTTTCTCCTTCATCCCGTGGCTCCCAGGTCTCTGTATACTTTAGATGTCATACACTGCATTTAGCTGGAGTGTTTTAAATTCAGTTACAAATTCTTAACTGGAGAGTTTGGTTTAGAAAAAACTAACAGGTGtattgagatataatccacatACCATCAAACTCACCTAACTTTAACCAAGTCACTTTCATCTTGATCGCCTACAGACTGAATTCCTCCATCTTAACTTTGTAACTTTCATTCACCTCACTCGGTTTCTAAgtttcctctttccttttcagcTGACATTGTTCCTTTCTCCTAGTCTAATACACTGCTTCTCTTTTAGTGGTTACCTTAGAATCTGTCACGCAGCTCTGCGTCTCCATTGCCAACGAGTGgactgcgactcatagcgaccctgtaggacagagaactgccccaacggtttccaaggagcagctggtggattccaactgccaaccttttggttgagctcttaactactgtacccaCAGGGCTCCTTATTACATGTATTTAACGTAAATTTAAATTTTAGCCTTCTTGAAAAGAaacctggaaaccttggtgcatagtggttaagagctacagctgctaaccaaaaggtcagcagttcgaatctaccaggcactccttggaaactctatggggcactgcTACTCCCttctatagcgtcactatgagttagaatcgacttgacagcaacaggtgaaAAAGAATCTTAAACTATTTCAGCTGGAATCACCACTCTTCACTTACATGTTGTTTCTGCCTGGTATTTTACAATTACCTTGACTTTTTAAACCTGCAAATCACAGAAGCGCTGTTTTATGCCAGCCCCGACCAAAAGAGCTTCCTGTGACGTGGAAATGTCCCGCCTCTGCGCTGTCCAATAGCACTGCCACTCGCCCTGTGTGGCTACTGAGGACCTGAAGCATGGCTGATGAACCTGAGGACCGGacttttaatttaaatagccacatgtgcctCTAAACCCAAAAATCTGTTGCCCcgctgattccgactcagtgaccctgtaggagaatagaactgccccagagagtttccaaggctgcagtctctCTCTcctgaagcggctggtgggtccaaactgctaacctttcttaggagctgagcacttaaccaccgcaccacagGACTCcttcacatgtggctagtggcacCGCAGTGAACAGCAGTTTTATACAATCAGCGTTCGTTTAGATTTAAATTGTGTCTCATCTTTGCTCCACTTCCTTTTGGAATCAGTTTCCTTAAAGTTCAGTCTCGAGAGTTAaggtgaaatgaagacattttcGGCAAAcaaaagtaattgttgactaatAACCAATACTCACGAAAGCAAAAGTTATCTGCAGGGCGTGTACTTCTAGACCGGTTACTCTTCCTCGGCACTTTAGCTCTGTTCTCAGGCTTCAGCGCGCCTGCTACAGGCTTGGCTGTCAGCCTGCCCTCCCTTCGAAGGCACCCTATTCCCTAGCTGCTCGTGACCTCTGCCTTCACGTCCTACAGGCTTGTATCAGACGTGGCCATTTCAGCCCTGCCTGCAATGTGTCGGGGGCTGTGTGTGAGCCTCACTCCTCCAGATTTGCTGGGAGGGGCGTGAGAGGTTAACACAGAGGACCCTCAGTGCTGAGCTGCCAGCTGCCGCAGGAGGAGCCTGCACAGCAGCGCTCTCGGGCCCAGCACCCCAGTGCTCCCGTGGAGGCGCCCAGGACAGCCTTAGCTCAAAGGCAGAGGCACTCCCGCAGGCGCCGATGGCTGCAGCCTAAGTCTCTCCTCGCGGCCCACCAGCAGGGCCTTTCCTGAAGGGGACTCGTAAGGCTACCCCGTGGCTGCCGTGGGCACCCTGCCTGTGAACCTGGCCTCTTTCACCCAGTCTAGCATTCTCAGCCCAGTCGCTCATTAGAAGAAACAACTAAACTCCATGAAGCACCATCGGTTCAGCTCTACTGGAGACAGCTGCGAGCACACCTAAACTGTGACGATGCCAAACGCAGAAGCCTGTTCGCTCCTGAGGCTTCTGAATTGCGTACCAGGAAACACTCAAcccactttattaaaaaaaaaaaaaaaaaaaaacccggagCAGGGATGTCACTTCTGAACAACTGCTCAGTGACTGTGCTTTTTCCCTCCAGTACAATTCAAAAAATAAGGCCACACTCGGTCACTTCCACACACAGGCGCTCTGGGAGATGAGCTGTGTGACAGCCCCATTCTTCCCCCTGGGGGACTGCTCCTCACGACCCAGGTGAGGTGGGGACAGCAATCACCAGACCAGCCCTTGAGCCGGTAACCGGCCCCAAGGTGGGCCTGGGGGCCAAGGCTGCTGAGAAATGAGACCAACATAGGTAGAAGGCAAGAcaaagaaggagagaaggaagcctGGGTGCTCCCTGTCCTCCCGGCACGAAGTCCATCACATCCCTGAGCTCAGGCTACGGAGTCGGTTCTGCCCCGCCCCCCAGGCAAGGTCTGGGCTGACCCAACGGTCACCAAGGTCTGTCCCCTCTGATCCCAGACCCTGAGTACACGAGGGGAGAAAACCAGTGCTGTGCCTCCCCCCAAGTGCCTGATTTCTGCCCTGGGGGCTTTCTTCCTGACCCTATCTACTTTTGGAGAGCTTTCTAGTCAAGTCTGGCTCACCCCTTCTCTGGGGCCTGAAAAACTGGGTCTGTCTTCAAGGACAATGTTGTACCCAAGCCTCTTTCACGCACGTGGTCTCACCACGTGCTCACAGCCGCCTCTGGAGGTGAGCACTTTGTGTCCATTTCACACTGGGAACCTGCGGTCTGTCCGGGGGAGGGGACTTGTCTAGGGTCACGGCAACTTGGCCATCTCCTCCAGCCTCAGAGAATGGAGAAGCAGCCGCGGTGGGAAAGGAGGCTGGGTGTTGGGATGCCTCCCAGGGCCCTCAGGCCAGGCCGGCCCGCTCGAGGTCCTGGGGCAGGATCCGGCCCTTCTTGCGGGCCTTCTCCATGCGCCGCTCGGCCTTGGCCACCTTCTTCTTGCGCAGGTTCTGCCGCCGCTTGTCCTGCCGCTGCTGCATCTTCTCGACGACATGCGCTGTGCGCTTCTCCCACTTGCGCTTCCGCTGCGCCCGCCGCTTCTCCTTGCGCTTGAGGGCCTCCTGCAGCAGCGGCTCGCTGTCGCGGATCTTCACGCCCTCCGCCTTGTACAGCAGGTTGGTCCACTGCATCTTGGCCTCTAGCGCCTGCGCCTGCCCCGCATCCCGCTCCCGCAGCTCCTCCAGCCGTGCCCGCCGCACCTGCAGCCGCTCCAGCAGCTGCCGGTAATTCCTGCCCGTCAGGGGCGTCAGGTTGCCTTTCACCTGCTGCCTCTTCTCCTTGCGCCGCTGCGCCTTGCTGGCCGGCTCCTCCTCATCCACCTCCATCTGGGGGAGAAGTCGCCACGGTCACCAAGTTATAGCCACATATCCCACCCCCTCACGGGCACCTGACCACACAGCCAGCGAGGTGGGAAGCAGGACCTGACCCCACGGGGTCCTAGACTACCCGAGCCCCCTCTCACCTTATTGAATATCAGCCCCGTCTGCTGCAGCGCCTCTGGGCAGGGCGCCTGGGGGGCTGGCTCAGTAGCCGCCTCAGGGGCCTTCCCGGCCTTAGCCGCCTTCTCCTTCGCTCTCAGCTCCTTCCGCTTCCTCTTCTTCCGGTCCCGCTCCCGCTTCCTCCGGCGCCTCTTCTCCAGAGCAGCAGGGGACAGCTCCTTGGTGCTGCCCTGGGGGGCCAGAAAGGGTCTTCACTGGCGGTTCAACCATGCCCAGGGCCCCCAGTCTGGTACATGGTTGAAGGTAGAACCAAGGCAGACAAGAACGCAAAGTAGCCCTTGTGCAGGGCAACGGCACCACTGAATGTCCACAACGAGGGCCTGATGCCTAAGATGCAAACGCTCCGCAAAGAGACAGGAAATTCTGAGCAGGAAGCAAGTACCCAGGCCTCACCCTGCATCGGGCCCTTCCCGGCTACCCCGTAAAGGCAGCCTCCTCCATCActgcaccaaaaaccaaaccaaacccagtgccgtcgagtcgattccgactcacagcgactctataggacagagtagaactaccccacagagtttccaaggagcgcctggtggattcgaactgccaaccctttggttcgcagccgtggcacttaaccactgcgccaccagggtttcccatcaccACACAGACGAGGAAAAGCAATGTGCTCTGCCAAGCCCACCAGCCGGTAAGAGGGAAGGCCAGGACTCAGCATCAGGTGTGAACGCCCTGAGTACCTTTGTGCTGGCCACTGCCCTGCTTGTGACAAGTAACATCACTGTTGTCAACTGTGTCTGCAGCCGAAGCGCCAACAAGAATGCCCTGGCCCTGCAGGTGGCCTCGACTGTGCTATAGGGCAGCAAGGCCCAGAACCATGGTCACCTCCTAGAAGGTGGCCAACATGTCCTGAGGACTGGCCAGCAGGCTGATCCCAGGAGGGCGAGGAGAGAAGCTGGGGGACTGTCCCCCACACAGCGAGGCAGCACCGCCTGCAAGAGAGCTGTGGCTGGCTCAGTCCTCGTGTCACCTTGGGTGGccacctatctcaggcccactGTGACACGTTGGTGACAGACCAACAAGTGCCCAGCCCAGTGAGGGTGCCCAGCCTAATGAGAGCATCCAGCAAAGGCAGCTTCCCAGGAAGAAGGGGGCAGGCTTCTCACTAAGGCCATGGAGGAGAGGGGCAGTGCCATCAGAACGTCCAGCAAAAGGCGACTTTGGGGACTGAAGTTTCCCAAGAGGATAAGAACTACCTCTGACCTCTCCCAAAACAGACCCGAGACCCCTGGCAGGAGCCACTGCAGGAGGAAAGCAGTGGCCGAGGCCCCTCCTGCCAGCCCACAGCCTTCCTGCCATGCTGGTCAGGCCCACAGAAGGCAGGGAGGTGTCTCCTCCTCCAGGCAGGGCAGGGGCGCCCCAGGGGAATCTCCCCTCACCTACCTGGCCCCGGGCCTCCTGTATCTTCTCATGCAGCCGCTGCCGAAGCACATCGAGGGCAAAGAAAGAGTCAGGGTCTGTGGTCCAGCGTTCTGCTAAGGGAGCAGATGCGAGGGCTGAAAAAAAGACTAGCTCCCCAATCCTTCCCTGAGTTTCTAGTCACACACCCCCTAGTGACCACTCACAGATCTGCAGGAGCAGTTCCAGTCAATTCTATGACCCCTGTGGCATTCTCCAGGGCAGGTCACTGTGGTATGACAAAGTGCTTCCTCTGGTGGACGCCAAACCCAATCCCTGCATCAGAGCCCACAGTCTGCTCTCACGACACCCCTTCCAAGACTTGAGCGCAGTGATGTTGCTCCTCAGAAGGGACCATGTTTGCACATGCTGGACCTGGGGTCCCGGAGCCTCTCACCTGCAGGGGCCACGGTGGAGCTGGAGGCCTCCTCCTCTTCTGTTGCCACTGGCTTCTTGGCCCCAGAAGctgctggagacttctgcagggaCTTGGCCTTGTGCTCCACAGCCTTCTCTTTCTGCTCCCGGAATTTCTtctgcattttcttccttttcttttttgaaggCCCGGCAGCCTTTGAGTCTTGAGTTTGACCAACTGAAATACAAAATGCATGAGGGCTGTTGTCCCAATCTCTGTGACCCGCTCAGGAGGCAGGAAGGTCTTGTGAACAAAGACAACACAAAGCACCAGGACAGAGAATCCAGAGACACGTACCCACAGAGCACAGAACTATGGATCTTCCAGAAGGCaggatggctgctcacagcaaaAACCTTAAAGACATGCGTACCCCTGGCCTAGCAGTTCTGTTTGTGAGAACTCACCATGGCACGAGCAAAGGTGTGGCTTCAAGGATATTCATCGTGACAGTGCTTGAATGAAAGACTGAAAAAACCTAAATCCTCACCGATACCaaaaaaataacccattgccaaagagtcgattctgacacgtaacactttataggacagagtagaactgccccatagggtttccaaggagcagctggtggatttgaacagctgaccttttggtcagcagctatagctcttacccactgtaccaccagagctccaggacAAATTACACCACTGCTACACAACAAACTACtacacaaaaccaaacaaaccaaacccagtgccgtcgagttgattcctactcatagcgactctataggacagagtagaactgccccgtagagtttccaaggagctcctggtggattcgaactgccgaccttttggttagcagccatagctcttaaccactacgccaccagagtttccagaaccATCAAAAACAATGGAGTAGTCTTTCACTTCATGtctggaaagatgtttacatttTAAACAGAAAAAGATGAATACACAGAGTAGGACTAAACTGTTAATAACAGAAACTTACACTAAGAAAAAACTCTACAAAAACACAGATCGAAATTATAACTGAAACATAAAGAACAGACTACTGTTTTCTAATTCTTTGTAATGAATCATACTCCTTGCACAAACAtgaaaataaagttgaaaaaaacaagcaaacaacaacaaaaaaaaaacgatCCTCTGGGACCCCAGGTCTTTAAAGCCCGGCCCCTTTAGCTTCTTCCGGAGTAACCCTATAACCCCCTGGCCTGTAAGCCGACCCTGGCAGGAACCCcgttttctttcttctccccacACAGCACCAGTGtcaggtgttttcttttttttttaattgattcatCATCACTCGTAACTGTCTTCCCACCCAAAACGGAGAGCTGGCTAAACTGGTTCACGGAGCCAACCACAGAGAAGCCATTCTACAGGGGTCACCTCTGCG
This DNA window, taken from Loxodonta africana isolate mLoxAfr1 chromosome 9, mLoxAfr1.hap2, whole genome shotgun sequence, encodes the following:
- the SURF6 gene encoding surfeit locus protein 6 isoform X2, with the protein product MASLLAKDAYLQNLARKICAQPSAEPQKRKRVGQTQDSKAAGPSKKKRKKMQKKFREQKEKAVEHKAKSLQKSPAASGAKKPVATEEEEASSSTVAPAERWTTDPDSFFALDVLRQRLHEKIQEARGQGSTKELSPAALEKRRRRKRERDRKKRKRKELRAKEKAAKAGKAPEAATEPAPQAPCPEALQQTGLIFNKMEVDEEEPASKAQRRKEKRQQVKGNLTPLTGRNYRQLLERLQVRRARLEELRERDAGQAQALEAKMQWTNLLYKAEGVKIRDSEPLLQEALKRKEKRRAQRKRKWEKRTAHVVEKMQQRQDKRRQNLRKKKVAKAERRMEKARKKGRILPQDLERAGLA
- the SURF6 gene encoding surfeit locus protein 6 isoform X1, with translation MASLLAKDAYLQNLARKICAQPSAEPQKRKRVGQTQDSKAAGPSKKKRKKMQKKFREQKEKAVEHKAKSLQKSPAASGAKKPVATEEEEASSSTVAPAAERWTTDPDSFFALDVLRQRLHEKIQEARGQGSTKELSPAALEKRRRRKRERDRKKRKRKELRAKEKAAKAGKAPEAATEPAPQAPCPEALQQTGLIFNKMEVDEEEPASKAQRRKEKRQQVKGNLTPLTGRNYRQLLERLQVRRARLEELRERDAGQAQALEAKMQWTNLLYKAEGVKIRDSEPLLQEALKRKEKRRAQRKRKWEKRTAHVVEKMQQRQDKRRQNLRKKKVAKAERRMEKARKKGRILPQDLERAGLA